Proteins from a single region of Vicia villosa cultivar HV-30 ecotype Madison, WI unplaced genomic scaffold, Vvil1.0 ctg.001530F_1_1, whole genome shotgun sequence:
- the LOC131635670 gene encoding fructose-bisphosphate aldolase, cytoplasmic isozyme 2, with protein sequence MSHFKSKYHDELIANAAYIGTPGKGILAADESTGTIGKRLSSINVENVESNRQALRELLFTAPGVLQYLSGVILFEETLYQSTAAGKPFVDVLNEAGVLPGIKVDKGTVELAGTDGETTTQGLDGLGARCAKYYEAGARFAKWRAVLKIGANEPSEHSIHENAYGLARYAVICQENGLVPIVEPEILVDGSHDILKCAAITERVLAATYKALSDHHVILEGTLLKPNMVTPGSNSPKVAPEVIAEHTVKALQRTVPAAVPAVVFLSGGQSEEEASVNLNAINQFKGKKPWTLSFSFGRALQQSTLKAWGGKKENVKAAQDALLTRAKANSEATLGTYKGASNLGAGATESLHVADYKY encoded by the exons ATGTCGCACTTTAAGAGCAAGTACCACG ATGAGCTTATTGCCAATGCTGCCTACATCGGCACACCTGGTAAGGGTATTCTTGCTGCTGATGAGTCAACTGGAACAATCGGTAAGCGTCTATCGAGCATCAATGTTGAGAATGTTGAATCTAACAGACAGGCTCTTAGGGAGCTTCTTTTCACTGCCCCTGGTGTTCTTCAGTACCTTAGTGGAGTTATCCTCTTTGAGGAAACCCTTTACCAAAGCACTGCTGCAG GCAAACCTTTTGTTGATGTCTTGAACGAAGCTGGTGTTCTTCCTGGTATCAAGGTTGACAAGGGTACCGTTGAACTTGCTGGAACTGATGGAGAAACCACCACTCAGGGTCTTGACGGTCTTGGCGCACGATGTGCCAAGTACTACGAAGCCGGTGCACGTTTTGCTAAATGGCGTGCCGTGCTTAAAATCGGCGCCAACGAACCATCTGAGCATTCTATCCATGAGAATGCTTACGGATTGGCCCGTTATGCCGTCATCTGCCAAGAAAACGGACTTGTACCCATTGTTGAACCCGAGATCCTAGTTGACGGTTCACACGATATTCTCAAGTGTGCCGCCATCACCGAGCGTGTCCTTGCCGCAACTTACAAGGCCTTGAGTGATCATCATGTCATCCTTGAAGGAACTCTCTTGAAGCCAAACATGGTGACTCCCGGATCCAACTCACCAAAGGTTGCACCCGAGGTTATCGCTGAGCACACCGTTAAAGCTTTGCAGAGAACCGTCCCCGCCGCAGTTCCCGCCGTCGTTTTCTTGTCTGGTGGACAGAGCGAGGAAGAGGCCAGTGTTAACCTCAATGCCATCAACCAATTCAAAGGTAAGAAGCCATGGACTCTTTCTTTCTCATTCGGAAGGGCACTTCAACAGAGTACCCTAAAGGCATGGGGTGGAAAGAAAGAAAATGTGAAGGCAGCTCAAGATGCTTTGTTGACAAGAGCTAAGGCCAACTCCGAGGCTACTCTTGGAACTTACAAGGGCGCCTCTAACCTTGGTGCTGGTGCCACGGAGAGTCTTCATGTTGCGGACTACAAgtattga